The following are from one region of the Rhipicephalus microplus isolate Deutch F79 chromosome 1, USDA_Rmic, whole genome shotgun sequence genome:
- the LOC142799569 gene encoding uncharacterized protein LOC142799569: MSGGAQRDAASVAAGVAAGGDAARSWRALHADLRPTGSSADTCAADLKKPSSWEPKPPPLPDADYKVILRIRGGLDCTKLHPCVLRQLVLKAVGLPISSPDQIRVNPTSHTVLVSTSSMDRADLYHNIRTLKFNGVPYEVVTHVADPVDSCRGRFHLPLDYADEEILPTLQRCNPAMTIGAARRLSTTETILVVFRGTHVPFYINYEGCTLRCRPFRLKVEACTRCRKIGHRQDVCPSTPDAICHKCGLKDSSMDHECEPVCVVCGGAHITGSPLCKQRYKTKTPKYQTPKPSEVPSSRTPSLNRSQERGPQRGRSKSKRRGPNSTPKELDFPTQSTNPHSTSHLPNPLKVSWAQAASSNCSLSQNISLEKVLAENASLKAEIQKLKLELQSRMPLSNLSQHSEPRSFIPAQSPPTVEPTIPLPPTDMDTTMPRDTSQLPPSNKRKTPATPREEESLSDTVLTLNDRINALENKTQKKFAVIESKISHIESRFTAQETGQAAINDKLDKFLDFVQTQMQQTTAWIAAVTANNPNIAVPAFSPTPPPDNGCKP; encoded by the coding sequence ATGAGTGGAGGCGCCCAGCGCGACGCGGCCAGCGTCGCAGCGGGCGTCGCTGCTGGAGGCGACGCCgctcgctcatggcgtgctctacATGCTGACCTTCGTCCCACTGGTTCATCGGCTGACACCTGCGCAGCGGATCTGAAGAAACCATCTTCATGGGAGCCTAAACCTCCACCACTGCCCGATGCGGACTACAAGGTGATTCTTCGGATACGCGGGGGTCTCGACTGTACCAAGTTGCACCCCTGTGTCTTACGACAACTCGTTCTCAAAGCAGTTGGACTTCCCATCAGCAGCCCTGATCAAATCAGGGTCAATCCCACCAGTCACACAGTGCTCGTGAGTACGTCAAGCATGGACCGAGCAGATTTATACCACAACATCCGGACCTTAAAGTTCAACGGAGTCCCCTACGAAGTCGTCACCCACGTTGCCGACCCTGTAGATTCTTGTCGTGGAAGGTTTCATCTCCCTCTGGATTACGCTGACGAGGAAATCCTTCCAACCCTCCAAAGATGTAATCCAGCCATGACCATTGGGGCCGCTCGCCGACTGAGCACCACCGAAACCATCTTGGTTGTTTTCCGTGGCACGCACGTCCCTTTTTACATCAACTACGAAGGCTGCACGCTTCGCTGCCGCCCATTCCGACTGAAGGTGGAAGCCTGCACCCGTTGCCGAAAAATTGGACATCGCCAGGATGTCTGCCCCTCTACTCCCGATGCAATCTGTCACAAGTGCGGACTGAAGGATTCCTCAATGGACCATGAATGTGAACCCGTCTGTGTCGTGTGTGGTGGAGCTCACATCACCGGTTCCCCATTGTGCAAACAGCGTTACAAGACTAAGACACCTAAATACCAGACACCTAAGCCCTCAGAAGTTCCATCATCCCGGACACCGAGCCTTAATCGCTCGCAAGAGCGTGGCCCACAGCGAGGTCGCAGCAAGAGCAAGAGGCGGGGCCCAAACTCGACTCCCAAAGAACTTGACTTCCCGACCCAGTCAACGAACCCCCATTCCACCAGTCATCTGCCAAACCCATTAAAGGTAAGCTGGGCACAGGCAGCTTCCTCTAACTGCTCCTTATCTCAAAACATTAGCCTAGAAAAAGTTCTAGCTGAAAACGCTAGCCTCAAGGCAGAAATTCAAAAGTTAAAGCTCGAGCTACAATCCCGAATGCCCCTTAGCAATCTTTCGCAGCATTCCGAACCACGATCTTTCATTCCTGCTCAATCGCCCCCTACTGTTGAACCCACGATACCTCTTCCTCCTACTGACATGGACACTACAATGCCTCGAGACACCTCCCAGCTGCCACCCTCAAATAAGCGCAAAACCCCTGCCACACCACGCGAAGAAGAATCTCTCAGCGACACAGTTCTAACTCTTAACGATAGGATAAACGCCCTCGAAAATAAAACACAGAAGAAATTCGCCGTCATTGAAAGTAAGATTTCTCACATAGAGAGCAGATTCACAGCTCAGGAGACGGGCCAAGCTGCCATAAATGACAAACTTGACAAGTTTCTAGATTTTGTACAAACTCAAATGCAGCAGACCACTGCATGGATTGCGGCCGTCACGGCCAATAATCCAAATATAGCCGTACCCGCCTTCTCTCCTACACCCCCTCCCGACAATGGCTGCAAACCCTAA